Proteins from a genomic interval of Medicago truncatula cultivar Jemalong A17 chromosome 3, MtrunA17r5.0-ANR, whole genome shotgun sequence:
- the LOC11431725 gene encoding FKBP12-interacting protein of 37 kDa — translation MASPTRFDDDFDFGGEIGGRHSGTKRPSPDYDDEDYDNDPFAPKKAKSKVEETASGVTTGMILSLRESLQSCKDRLATCQSELEAAKSEIHSWHSSIQNEPVVCAGATPEPKMLMNYLQALKSSEESLREQLEKAKKKESAFIKTFAKREQEIAELKSAVRDLKVQLKPPSMQARRLLLDPAVHEEFTRLKNLVEEKDKKIKDLQDNITAITFTSQSKMGKMLMAKCRTLQEENEEIGNQASEGKIHELTMKLALQKSQNTQLRSQFEGLQKHMEGLTNDVERSNETVLMLQEKLDEKGQEIQRLKHELQQKNLAEDGRSDAPHSKSDSDKTVAEEDKTVAEEDKTTTEEDRTATEEDKTATEEDKAVTEEAEN, via the exons ATGGCTTCCCCAACTCGTTTCGACGAT GATTTCGATTTCGGAGGTGAAATTGGTGGAAGGCATTCAG GTACTAAGAGACCGTCTCCGGATTATGACGATGAAGATTATGATAATGATCCTTTTGCACCGAAGAAG GCCAAATCTAAAGTTGAAGAAACTGCCTCTGGTGTAACAACAGGAATGATCTTGTCACTTCGTGAGAG CCTCCAGAGCTGTAAGGATCGGCTTGCTACATGCCAA AGTGAGCTTGAGGCCGCAAAGTCTGAGATTCATAGTTGGCATTCTTCAATTCAAAATGAGCCTGTTGTATGTGCTGGGGCTACTCCAG agccaaaaatgttgatgaattatcttCAGGCCCTGAAATCATCTGAAGAGTCATTGAGAGAGCAG CTTGAAAAGGCAAAGAAAAAAGAATCGGCATTCATTAAAACATTTGCAAAACGGGAGCAAGAGATAGCAGAGTTGAAA TCTGCTGTGCGGGATCTGAAAGTACAACTCAAGCCGCCATCAATGCAG GCAAGGAGGTTGTTACTAGATCCGGCTGTTCATGAAGAGTTCACACGTTTGAAG AATTTAGTGGAGGAGaaggacaaaaaaataaaggatttgCAAGATAACATTACGGCCATAACATTTACTTCCCAAAGCAAGATGGGGAAGATGCTGATGGCTAAATGTAGAACCCTGCAAGAAGAAAATGAGGAGATCGGAAATCAAGCTTCTGAAGGAAAG ATACATGAATTGACGATGAAACTTGCATTGCAGAAGTCTCAGAATACACAACTCAGAAGTCAATTTGAAG GGTTGCAGAAGCATATGGAAGGACTGACAAATGATGTGGAGAGATCAAATGAAACG GTTCTTATGTTGCAAGAGAAGCTAGACGAGAAAGGTCAGGAGATCCAAAGACTGAAACATGAACTCCAGCAAAAGAACTTAGCGGAGGATGGAAGGTCTGATGCACCACATAGTAAGAGTGACAGCGATAAGACGGTGGCTGAGGAGGATAAGACGGTGGCTGAGGAGGATAAGACGACAACTGAGGAGGATAGGACAGCGACTGAGGAGGATAAGACAGCGACTGAGGAGGATAAGGCGGTGACTGAGGAGGCTGAGAATTAA
- the LOC11438487 gene encoding 10 kDa chaperonin, mitochondrial, producing the protein MAKRLIPTFNCILAEKIVPPSKTSAGVLLPEKTSQLNSGNVVAVCPGSRDKSGNLIPLSVKEGDHVVLAEYGGSQIKLDDRVFNMEQHI; encoded by the coding sequence ATGGCTAAGCGTTTGATTCCAACCTTCAATTGCATCCTTGCTGAAAAAATTGTCCCTCCTTCCAAGACCTCCGCCGGTGTTCTCCTCCCAGAGAAGACTTCCCAGCTTAATTCTGGAAATGTGGTAGCTGTTTGCCCTGGATCACGAGACAAATCTGGGAATTTGATTCCATTGTCTGTCAAGGAAGGTGACCACGTTGTCTTGGCGGAATATGGTGGCTCCCAAATTAAGCTTGATGACAGAGTATTTAATATGGAACAGCATATTTAA